A genomic segment from Oncorhynchus keta strain PuntledgeMale-10-30-2019 chromosome 9, Oket_V2, whole genome shotgun sequence encodes:
- the barhl1b gene encoding barH-like homeobox 1b yields the protein MEASTNGSSFGIDSLLSHRPGSPVMSKGDSLVGECRSPLEFSPRSDLESGCSSPPSPRRECVDEALQRQGHAIGLPPHLQHGQISAGSQPRTVTSSFLIRDILADCKPLAACAPYSSNGQPTQETGRLASKLADDFMDKIHSNSSSDSEYKVKEEGDREISSSRDSPHHVRMKKPRKARTAFTDHQLAQLERSFERQKYLSVQDRMELAASLNLTDTQVKTWYQNRRTKWKRQTAVGLELLAEAGNYSALQRMFPSPYFYPQSLMSNLDPGAALYLYRGPSAPPPALQRPLVPRILLHGLQGGSEPPPLPPLSGVLPRPTQQR from the exons ATGGAGGCATCCACTAATGGGTCCAGCTTTGGGATCGACTCTTTACTTTCCCACAGACCTGGAAGTCCGGTCATGTCGAAAGGGGACAGTTTGGTGGGAGAGTGCCGGTCACCGCTGGAGTTCAGCCCGAGGTCTGACCTAGAGAGCGGCTGCTCGTCTCCCCCGTCGCCGAGGAGGGAGTGTGTGGACGAGGCATTGCAGAGGCAAGGTCATGCTATCGGGTTGCCGCCCCATCTCCAACACGGACAGATCTCCGCCGGGTCACAGCCGCGGACCGTCACCTCATCCTTTCTGATCAGAGATATTCTAGCTGACTGCAAACCGCTAGCCGCCTGCGCCCCATACTCCAGTAATGGCCAGCCAACTCAAGAAACGGGGCGACTTGCCTCCAAGCTCGCAGATGACTTCATGGACAAAATCCATAGCAACTCATCGTCAGACAGCGAATACAAAG TGAAAGAGGAAGGAGACCGAGAGATCTCGAGCAGTAGGGACAGTCCGCATCATGTTCGGATGAAGAAACCCAGGAAGGCGCGAACagccttcactgaccaccagctGGCCCAGCTCGAACGCAGCTTCGAACGGCAGAAGTACCTGAGCGTGCAAGACAGGATGGAACTGGCCGCTTCCCTCAacctcacagacacacaagtcAAAACCTGGTACCAGAACAGGAG AACAAAGTGGAAGAGACAGACGGCAGTTGGACTGGAACTGTTAGCGGAGGCTGGAAATTACTCAGCCCTTCAGAGAATGTTTCCTTCGCCCTATTTCTACCCTCAAAGCCTGATGTCCAACCTGGACCCCGGAGCGGCGCTCTACCTGTACAGAGGCCCCTCAGCGCCCCCTCCGGCTCTGCAACGACCTCTCGTTCCGCGGATTCTTCTGCATGGTCTGCAGGGGGGTAGTGaaccaccccctctcccccctctctccggTGTGCTTCCCCGGCCAACACAGCAGCGGTGA